The region TGCGCCTTTCCGAAAAAGGGGAGCAGGTGGTGTTCGCACAGCGAGTAGAGCTCGATGTCCTTGACCAGAACCATGCTCTCGTGTCTCTCTTCGAACAGCCCGCCCGCCAACACACCGACGGGCGTCTCGGCGTACCCTTTGGTCAGAAATGACATCGCCTTTTCAAACCGCGCAGGCGTTCGGGTCATGCCCTCCCGGGTGGGGTCGTCTCCAAGACGGCGAATCATTTCAGCAACGAGATCTTCAAAACCTGCCGCAGAGAGATCCGGACCCTTCGTAGTATCACTCACAGTCTATCCCACCCCGGGGCCCATGTATTCGACGGCGTTGTTCACGGTCTCCCGCAAGAAGACCCGGTGGAGCCGAACACCGTCCGGAAGTGCCGGAGCCATTTGGTCCCAGATCGCGATAGCGAAATTCTCGGTCGACGGCATCACCCCTTCGAGCCATGAAACCTCGAGATTCAGATTCCGATGATCGACCTCGTCGACCACTTGGGTGTTCATCGCGTCCTTCAAT is a window of Longimicrobiales bacterium DNA encoding:
- a CDS encoding 6-carboxytetrahydropterin synthase; translated protein: MPVVRATRRVHFCSAHRLHRDEWSEERNREVFGDCTNPNWHGHNYVLDVTVEGVVNSETGFVMDLKELKDAMNTQVVDEVDHRNLNLEVSWLEGVMPSTENFAIAIWDQMAPALPDGVRLHRVFLRETVNNAVEYMGPGVG